A window of the bacterium genome harbors these coding sequences:
- a CDS encoding YihY/virulence factor BrkB family protein — translation MINKLLEKIRNSKVYELFRKLRYYLHLVPAWNWFVGFSKHYFGGLYDRTDRHHLFLFSGGLAFSLFVCIIPMTLIIFWLLGKFLNSVEVEMQINTLIDTIIPYSEYANFAKDIIFDRVQEVIEYRNIAGWVGIIGLFFAASGFASSLRTVLNRVYGRDLDINIFLGKLRDFLVIIVIVLIFLVLILLLPMLDFFVSFAQSTPYLQIFNQPIFERVFTASFSFFMMFLMFASLYKFMPVVKIHKRSVAIGAVWASIFWVAAKILFGIYLSKFTTFSRIYGAYALGIVVAFWIYYSAAVFILGAEIAKLFDERLEERIKRNKKDPDKLPIDSKI, via the coding sequence GTGATTAATAAACTACTGGAGAAAATACGGAATTCTAAAGTTTATGAATTATTCAGAAAGCTACGGTATTATCTTCATTTAGTTCCTGCGTGGAATTGGTTCGTTGGTTTTTCAAAACATTATTTTGGAGGACTGTACGATCGTACTGATCGCCACCATTTATTTCTTTTCTCAGGCGGATTAGCATTTTCTCTTTTCGTTTGCATCATCCCAATGACGTTAATAATATTCTGGCTCCTTGGAAAATTCTTGAACTCCGTTGAAGTTGAAATGCAGATAAACACGCTTATTGATACAATAATACCTTACAGCGAATATGCGAATTTTGCTAAAGATATAATATTTGATCGAGTCCAGGAAGTGATTGAATACCGAAATATTGCGGGATGGGTTGGCATTATCGGGTTATTTTTTGCCGCAAGTGGATTTGCAAGTAGCTTAAGAACTGTATTAAACAGAGTTTATGGAAGAGATCTTGATATAAATATTTTTCTAGGGAAGCTGCGTGACTTTTTAGTGATTATCGTGATCGTGCTGATATTCCTTGTGCTTATACTCCTTCTGCCAATGTTAGACTTTTTTGTATCATTTGCACAATCAACTCCTTACCTGCAGATTTTTAATCAACCAATATTTGAGAGAGTTTTTACTGCATCATTTTCATTCTTTATGATGTTTTTAATGTTCGCATCGCTTTACAAATTTATGCCTGTTGTTAAAATTCATAAGAGATCTGTTGCAATTGGTGCAGTCTGGGCATCAATATTCTGGGTAGCAGCCAAAATACTTTTCGGAATTTATCTTTCAAAGTTTACAACTTTCAGCAGAATTTACGGAGCTTATGCTCTTGGAATTGTTGTTGCCTTCTGGATTTATTATTCAGCTGCCGTTTTTATTCTAGGTGCAGAAATTGCTAAGCTTTTTGATGAGAGGCTTGAAGAAAGAATAAAAAGAAATAAAAAAGACCCAGATAAACTTCCAATTGATTCCAAAATTTAA
- the purL gene encoding phosphoribosylformylglycinamidine synthase subunit PurL, which translates to MKQPEVTLELAIEHGLNKEEYERILKILARTPTFTELGIFSVMWSEHCSYKNSIAQLKTLPRSGGRLLVGAGEENAGLVDIGDGLAVAFKIESHNHPSAVEPYQGAATGVGGIMRDIFTMGARPIASLNSLRFGTLDDARTRYLFAGVVKGIGDYGNSFGVPTVAGEVYFDESYQLNPLVNAMAVGIVKTNTFASAVAKGEGNPVMIVGSSTGRDGIHGATFASEELSEKSESKRPSVQVGDPFTEKLLLEASLEIIRKGYLIGIQDMGAAGISCSTTEMSAKGNSGMRINLDKVPLREEGMSAYEIMLSESQERMLCVVKKGYEDRVREVFEKWDLHCEIIGEVINEDKLFINYKGKLEAELPPFDLVLGGGAPVYIREQKEPAYIKEKRKFDFSELPQPKDIQEAFLKVFSSPNIASKKWVYEQYDSMVRTNTIVGPGCDSAVIYIKGTNKALAMKTDCNARYVYLNPREGAKIAVAESARNIVCSGGIPLAITNCLNFGNPYKPEIYWQFAEAIAGMGEACRFFDTPVTGGNVSFYNESPDRAVYPTPTIGMLGLVEDLSYVTTSYFKNEGDLIYVLGEDKEEIGGSEYLKVIHKKVEGNSPQIELQTEKKLQDTVLELIKKKLINSAHDVSEGGIVCALAECCIINEEKMLGAEVNIPIKSRKDFSYFSETQSKIIVSVAKDKKDKFEKVLQSFNQPFIISGIVSGSVLKINDDISITVTELSELYYNTIPRIMTGD; encoded by the coding sequence ATGAAACAGCCAGAAGTTACTCTCGAACTCGCAATTGAACACGGACTTAACAAAGAAGAATATGAAAGAATTTTAAAGATACTCGCCAGAACTCCAACCTTCACAGAGCTTGGAATTTTTAGTGTAATGTGGAGTGAGCATTGCAGCTATAAAAACTCAATTGCTCAACTAAAAACTCTTCCAAGAAGCGGAGGAAGATTATTAGTTGGTGCTGGAGAAGAGAACGCAGGGCTTGTTGATATTGGTGATGGACTTGCAGTTGCATTTAAAATTGAAAGTCACAATCATCCTTCTGCCGTCGAACCATATCAAGGTGCAGCAACAGGTGTCGGTGGAATAATGCGAGATATTTTTACAATGGGCGCACGACCAATTGCTTCTCTCAACTCACTTCGATTTGGAACTCTTGATGATGCACGAACACGATATCTTTTTGCCGGAGTTGTAAAAGGTATCGGTGATTACGGAAACAGCTTTGGTGTTCCGACTGTTGCCGGGGAAGTTTATTTTGATGAATCATATCAGCTCAACCCTTTAGTAAACGCAATGGCGGTTGGAATTGTTAAGACAAATACTTTCGCAAGTGCTGTTGCTAAAGGTGAAGGAAATCCTGTTATGATAGTAGGTTCATCAACTGGAAGAGATGGAATTCACGGAGCCACTTTTGCATCAGAAGAACTTTCGGAAAAATCAGAATCGAAACGACCTTCTGTTCAGGTCGGTGATCCTTTCACAGAAAAACTTTTACTCGAAGCTTCTCTCGAAATAATTCGCAAAGGATATTTAATTGGAATTCAGGATATGGGCGCAGCTGGAATTTCCTGCTCGACAACTGAGATGAGTGCAAAAGGAAACTCCGGGATGAGAATAAATCTTGATAAAGTCCCGTTACGTGAAGAAGGAATGAGTGCTTATGAAATTATGCTTTCCGAAAGTCAGGAAAGAATGTTGTGCGTGGTGAAGAAAGGTTATGAAGACAGAGTTAGAGAAGTTTTTGAAAAATGGGATTTGCACTGTGAGATAATCGGTGAAGTAATTAATGAAGATAAGCTGTTTATCAACTACAAAGGAAAATTAGAAGCGGAACTTCCTCCTTTTGATTTAGTACTTGGAGGAGGAGCACCGGTTTACATTCGAGAACAAAAAGAGCCAGCTTATATAAAAGAAAAAAGAAAATTTGATTTTTCTGAACTGCCTCAACCAAAGGATATTCAGGAAGCTTTTTTGAAAGTTTTTTCTTCACCAAACATTGCTTCCAAGAAATGGGTTTACGAACAATATGATTCAATGGTAAGAACAAATACAATTGTCGGTCCCGGATGTGATTCAGCAGTAATTTATATTAAAGGAACAAACAAAGCTCTGGCAATGAAAACAGATTGTAATGCACGATACGTTTATTTAAATCCAAGAGAAGGTGCAAAGATTGCAGTTGCTGAATCCGCAAGAAATATTGTTTGCTCGGGTGGAATCCCTCTAGCGATTACAAATTGCCTAAACTTCGGAAATCCATACAAACCCGAAATCTATTGGCAGTTTGCTGAAGCAATTGCTGGAATGGGTGAAGCCTGCAGATTCTTTGATACTCCCGTTACAGGCGGTAACGTCAGCTTTTATAATGAATCACCTGATCGTGCTGTTTATCCAACGCCGACAATTGGTATGCTCGGACTAGTCGAAGATCTTTCGTACGTAACAACTTCTTATTTTAAAAATGAAGGTGACCTGATTTACGTTTTGGGTGAGGACAAAGAAGAAATTGGCGGAAGCGAATATCTCAAAGTCATTCACAAAAAAGTCGAAGGAAATTCTCCACAGATTGAACTTCAGACTGAAAAGAAACTTCAGGATACAGTTCTCGAATTAATTAAAAAGAAATTAATTAATTCAGCTCACGATGTTTCAGAAGGCGGAATTGTCTGTGCACTAGCAGAATGCTGCATCATCAACGAAGAAAAAATGCTTGGTGCAGAAGTTAACATCCCGATCAAATCAAGAAAAGATTTTTCATATTTCTCGGAGACCCAATCCAAAATTATCGTGAGCGTAGCCAAAGATAAAAAAGATAAATTTGAAAAAGTTCTGCAGTCATTTAATCAACCATTCATCATTTCAGGGATAGTATCTGGTTCGGTATTAAAAATCAATGATGATATTTCAATTACAGTTACTGAACTTTCAGAATTATATTACAACACAATTCCGCGGATTATGACCGGTGATTAA
- a CDS encoding ribonuclease H-like domain-containing protein yields the protein MRRIVFDIETCAYPFETLSESQREYLLRYADKEPDPEKRQMMIDDAIRYTSLYPYTSKCIVIGIYDVEKEKSYVYYESQKKEEWTSESATGGGKVQYKGLSEKEILESFWRVAKRVDQFITFNGRNFDVPFLMMRSAMVRVKVTKNLMGYRYGDEHIDLLEQFTFYGSTRKFNLDFYCQSFGIESPKSKDISGMEVKNLYEAGRIKDIAVYCSKDIYATYQLFNIWEKYLNLK from the coding sequence ATGCGAAGAATAGTGTTCGATATAGAAACTTGCGCTTATCCTTTCGAAACTCTTTCTGAAAGTCAGAGAGAATATCTTCTAAGATACGCTGATAAAGAACCCGATCCGGAAAAACGTCAAATGATGATTGACGATGCAATTCGCTACACAAGTCTTTATCCATACACTTCAAAATGTATTGTGATCGGTATTTATGATGTCGAGAAAGAAAAATCTTATGTCTATTACGAAAGCCAAAAGAAAGAAGAGTGGACAAGCGAGTCCGCCACAGGCGGAGGAAAGGTTCAATACAAAGGATTATCTGAAAAAGAAATTCTTGAATCATTCTGGCGTGTTGCAAAACGAGTTGACCAATTCATCACTTTTAATGGAAGAAATTTTGATGTCCCTTTTTTAATGATGCGCTCTGCGATGGTTAGAGTAAAGGTTACAAAAAATTTAATGGGTTACAGATACGGTGATGAGCACATAGATCTCCTTGAGCAATTTACTTTTTATGGATCAACAAGAAAATTTAATCTTGATTTTTATTGCCAGTCATTTGGAATTGAATCTCCCAAATCAAAAGACATATCAGGAATGGAAGTAAAAAATCTTTATGAAGCTGGACGAATAAAAGATATTGCAGTTTATTGCTCGAAGGATATTTACGCGACGTACCAATTATTTAATATTTGGGAAAAATATCTTAACCTCAAATAA
- a CDS encoding acyl-CoA thioesterase, with the protein MTEKSLTPYDFKHKYTVTVRFHEVDMLGVCNNAVYINFFETARLEYIKAAGLMPEKGIFSDGKIFFMVRNEINYRSHAYYDDVLEVYSRISYIKNSSFGYDHLIVKQKTGELIVDGKGVVVFVDPKSRKSTSLPDHFIEKVKSFEPLVKILRD; encoded by the coding sequence ATGACTGAGAAATCTTTAACTCCATACGACTTCAAACACAAATACACAGTAACAGTAAGATTTCACGAAGTCGATATGCTCGGTGTTTGCAACAATGCTGTCTACATTAATTTTTTTGAAACAGCCAGACTTGAATACATAAAAGCTGCCGGGTTAATGCCTGAAAAAGGAATTTTCTCAGATGGAAAAATATTTTTTATGGTTAGAAATGAAATTAATTACCGAAGCCATGCCTATTACGATGATGTCTTGGAAGTTTATTCAAGAATCTCATACATAAAAAATTCTTCTTTTGGTTACGATCATTTAATTGTAAAACAGAAAACGGGTGAACTAATAGTTGACGGAAAAGGTGTTGTAGTTTTTGTCGATCCCAAAAGTAGAAAATCAACGTCATTGCCAGATCATTTCATAGAAAAAGTTAAATCTTTTGAACCATTAGTAAAAATTTTGAGAGATTAA
- a CDS encoding aminotransferase class I/II-fold pyridoxal phosphate-dependent enzyme gives MKFIDLRSDTVTKPSPEMRKAMYEAEVGDDVFKEDPTVNKLEEFVAELLGKEAALYVPSGLMGNQICLNVLTEPGDEVICDREAHIFNYESSSPARLSGIQLYPLDGELGILRADQVEPYIRTTAYHMPRTKVIEVENTHNRAGGTIWPLDNIIALKNLSRKHQLYYHLDGARVWNACVETGLSAKDYAQHFDTVSCCFSKGLGAPVGSAIAGSKEFIQEAYRVRKAWGGGMRQVGILAAAALYAIQNNRERLKEDHWRAKHLAERIKLNPNLEINMAAVQTNILLFKPVKVTPKEGLIKCREMGLILTPGTIDSLRAVTHLDVTDNDIEKAADILDNIFK, from the coding sequence ATGAAATTTATAGACTTAAGAAGCGATACAGTAACAAAACCATCACCTGAAATGCGTAAAGCAATGTACGAAGCTGAAGTCGGTGATGATGTTTTCAAAGAAGATCCAACAGTAAACAAGCTTGAAGAATTTGTTGCTGAACTTCTTGGAAAAGAAGCAGCTTTATATGTTCCAAGCGGCTTAATGGGAAATCAGATTTGTCTGAATGTTCTAACCGAGCCCGGTGATGAAGTTATCTGCGATCGCGAAGCTCACATCTTTAATTACGAATCATCTTCTCCAGCAAGATTAAGTGGTATTCAACTTTATCCTCTTGATGGTGAACTTGGAATTCTACGAGCAGATCAGGTTGAACCTTATATTCGTACAACTGCCTATCATATGCCCCGAACCAAAGTTATTGAAGTTGAAAACACTCACAACCGTGCTGGCGGAACAATCTGGCCACTTGATAATATTATTGCACTAAAAAATCTTTCAAGGAAACATCAACTTTACTATCATCTTGATGGAGCAAGAGTCTGGAACGCCTGTGTCGAAACCGGATTGTCTGCAAAAGATTATGCTCAACACTTTGATACTGTATCTTGCTGTTTTTCAAAAGGACTTGGTGCACCTGTTGGTTCGGCAATTGCTGGTTCCAAAGAATTTATTCAGGAAGCCTATCGTGTACGAAAAGCCTGGGGTGGAGGAATGAGACAGGTTGGAATTCTTGCGGCAGCAGCTTTGTATGCTATTCAGAATAATAGAGAACGATTAAAGGAAGATCACTGGAGAGCAAAACATCTGGCTGAAAGAATTAAGCTAAACCCAAATCTTGAAATAAATATGGCTGCAGTCCAAACAAATATTCTTCTCTTCAAGCCAGTGAAGGTGACTCCAAAAGAAGGTCTGATAAAATGCCGGGAAATGGGATTGATACTTACACCGGGAACAATTGATTCACTGCGAGCAGTTACTCATCTTGATGTTACTGATAATGATATTGAAAAGGCTGCCGATATTCTCGATAATATTTTTAAATAA
- the lnt gene encoding apolipoprotein N-acyltransferase, which produces MHLTPEEKRQRRKERLLLIVSGIILGISFPPFPFPFTLLIFVGLIPYFTVITKKNSLASISKATFLFSLVFSLITIYWVGSWQAEADPYLVLSGVALLLVYPCVMMIPSTLFYLAKKVFPKFDALWLFPIFWVTLEYLLTLTDLRFPWLLLGHGLAKFNLFIQAADIIGTNGLSLVVAYTNVLLFKSFFERKENQKLNAKPLVFAVIIFLCLVVYGIYKVSSFKISEKKVKVGIVQPDLNPWDKWSTGNLGDLLNLYLGLSQKCVDEGAQVILWPETALPVYAFGGSFLIVENSIYKFLDSNDVSLLTGMPDIIYDLNENNIPVDSKFSEQGNYFYRTYNAVLGLNPGTREIQRYGKMKLVPLGERVPFVDQFAFLGDLLKWGVGITGWNIGKDTTIFSIYNDELDTVKVGGLVCYESVDPVFVTSFVQKGAELITVVTNDSWYGKSSGPYQHKDFAILRAVENRRSVVRCANGGVSCIINAKGEILSETDMFVKTTLVGEVPVQTEKTFYSANPLIVPILSSVFSFWIFGMNILIWLKKKFKM; this is translated from the coding sequence ATACATCTAACTCCAGAAGAAAAAAGACAGCGGAGAAAAGAAAGGCTTCTGTTAATCGTAAGTGGAATTATACTCGGAATTTCATTTCCTCCTTTTCCATTTCCGTTCACGTTGCTGATTTTTGTTGGACTCATTCCATATTTTACGGTCATTACAAAAAAAAATTCGCTAGCCTCAATAAGCAAAGCAACATTTCTCTTTTCCCTGGTTTTTAGTCTCATCACAATTTACTGGGTTGGCAGTTGGCAAGCTGAAGCCGATCCTTATTTAGTGCTATCAGGTGTTGCGTTGCTTCTGGTTTATCCCTGTGTGATGATGATTCCATCTACGCTTTTTTACCTGGCAAAAAAAGTATTTCCAAAGTTTGATGCGCTTTGGCTTTTCCCGATTTTCTGGGTAACACTTGAATATCTTTTAACTTTAACAGATTTAAGATTTCCCTGGCTTTTACTTGGACACGGACTTGCAAAGTTCAACTTATTTATTCAAGCTGCCGATATAATCGGAACGAATGGGTTGTCATTAGTTGTTGCTTACACCAATGTTCTTTTATTCAAATCTTTTTTTGAAAGGAAAGAAAACCAAAAACTAAATGCTAAACCTTTGGTTTTTGCTGTTATAATTTTTCTTTGCCTGGTTGTATATGGTATCTATAAAGTTTCATCTTTCAAGATTTCAGAAAAAAAAGTTAAAGTTGGAATTGTTCAGCCTGATTTGAATCCCTGGGATAAATGGTCAACCGGAAATCTTGGTGATCTCCTGAATTTATATCTTGGCCTTTCACAAAAATGTGTTGATGAAGGAGCACAGGTTATTCTCTGGCCTGAGACAGCACTTCCTGTTTATGCATTCGGAGGATCTTTTCTTATCGTTGAAAATTCAATTTATAAGTTCCTCGATAGTAATGATGTATCACTTCTTACAGGAATGCCGGATATAATTTATGACCTAAATGAAAATAATATTCCAGTAGATTCAAAATTCTCTGAACAAGGAAATTATTTTTATAGAACTTATAATGCTGTGCTTGGATTGAATCCTGGAACCAGAGAGATTCAACGCTATGGAAAAATGAAACTTGTCCCGCTTGGTGAAAGAGTTCCTTTTGTTGATCAGTTTGCTTTTCTTGGTGATTTGTTGAAATGGGGTGTTGGAATTACCGGATGGAATATTGGAAAGGATACGACAATTTTTTCAATTTACAATGATGAACTTGATACAGTTAAAGTTGGTGGCCTCGTTTGCTATGAATCAGTTGATCCTGTTTTTGTTACTTCATTTGTTCAGAAGGGTGCAGAGTTAATCACTGTGGTCACAAACGATAGTTGGTATGGAAAATCGAGCGGACCATATCAGCACAAAGATTTTGCGATACTCCGTGCAGTTGAAAACAGAAGATCAGTTGTGCGTTGTGCAAACGGAGGTGTAAGTTGTATCATCAATGCAAAAGGAGAAATTCTATCCGAAACGGATATGTTCGTGAAAACTACTCTGGTTGGAGAAGTTCCGGTTCAGACTGAAAAAACTTTTTATTCAGCAAATCCTTTAATTGTGCCAATTCTCTCTTCAGTTTTTTCGTTCTGGATATTTGGGATGAATATTTTAATTTGGCTGAAGAAAAAATTTAAAATGTGA
- a CDS encoding DedA family protein, translating into MFEDILTRIATFPPFWIYITLFFFAFIENVFPPSPSDVVTVVGGSLVGTGAINFLLALSFATVGSILGFALMFYIGATVDKKLIHSGRFKYIPVKSLDRVEAWFRKYGYLIVVVNRFMPGTRAVISFFAGISNLDPKRTITLCFISALLWNAIMLYLGFIFGDNVAKVDEYLTTYSNIVIVVTAIVILFFIVRLFFRKRKSAV; encoded by the coding sequence ATGTTTGAAGATATACTTACCAGGATTGCAACCTTTCCTCCTTTCTGGATTTACATCACACTTTTCTTTTTTGCATTCATTGAAAATGTTTTTCCGCCATCACCAAGTGATGTTGTGACGGTTGTCGGCGGTTCACTGGTTGGTACGGGAGCAATTAATTTTCTTCTCGCTCTTTCATTTGCGACAGTAGGCAGCATTTTAGGTTTTGCTCTTATGTTCTACATCGGTGCAACTGTTGATAAAAAATTAATTCACTCCGGTAGATTCAAGTATATTCCTGTTAAATCACTTGACAGAGTTGAAGCATGGTTTAGAAAGTACGGTTACCTTATTGTTGTTGTAAATCGATTTATGCCCGGCACGAGAGCGGTCATTTCTTTCTTTGCAGGAATTAGCAATCTTGATCCGAAGAGAACAATCACTCTTTGTTTTATCTCTGCATTACTCTGGAATGCGATTATGTTATACCTTGGATTTATTTTTGGAGATAATGTTGCTAAAGTCGATGAATACCTGACAACCTATAGTAACATAGTTATCGTTGTTACTGCGATTGTAATTTTATTTTTTATCGTTCGATTATTTTTTAGAAAAAGGAAATCTGCTGTTTGA
- a CDS encoding 2-C-methyl-D-erythritol 2,4-cyclodiphosphate synthase, with product MDLRTGIGFDVHAFAGGRKLILGGIEIPYDKGLAGHSDADALLHAVTDAMLGSLSLGDIGTHFPDDDPRYKNADSTVFLKRAHELIRNRGFYVNNIDVVVMLQLPKISPYTQKMKEKISKILDIGSDRISIKATTTEKLGFVGREEGISVMAVATVVRK from the coding sequence ATAGATTTAAGAACCGGAATCGGATTTGATGTTCACGCATTTGCTGGAGGACGTAAACTTATCCTCGGCGGAATAGAAATCCCTTACGACAAAGGATTAGCTGGACATTCAGATGCTGATGCACTACTTCATGCTGTTACCGACGCAATGCTTGGCTCACTTTCGCTTGGTGATATCGGTACTCACTTTCCTGATGATGACCCACGCTATAAAAATGCAGACAGCACCGTCTTCCTGAAAAGAGCTCACGAACTTATTCGTAACAGGGGATTTTATGTTAATAATATCGATGTTGTGGTAATGCTTCAACTGCCCAAGATTTCACCTTATACACAGAAAATGAAAGAAAAGATTTCAAAGATACTGGATATTGGCTCTGACCGAATTTCAATCAAAGCAACAACGACTGAAAAACTTGGATTTGTTGGAAGAGAGGAAGGCATTTCTGTAATGGCTGTTGCAACAGTAGTCAGAAAATAA
- a CDS encoding acylphosphatase yields MEVRAEIIVNGLVQGVGYRYFVVREAQKLGLKGFTQNLYTGEVLTVVEGEKAIVDELINKLKVGPIHASVKLCKVDWQEPKNEFTDFEVRF; encoded by the coding sequence ATGGAAGTTCGTGCGGAAATCATTGTTAACGGCTTGGTTCAGGGAGTTGGATACAGGTATTTCGTAGTTCGTGAAGCACAAAAACTCGGATTGAAAGGTTTCACTCAAAACCTTTATACTGGTGAAGTGCTTACAGTTGTTGAAGGAGAAAAAGCAATAGTTGATGAATTAATTAATAAGTTAAAGGTGGGCCCAATACATGCTTCTGTTAAATTGTGTAAAGTAGATTGGCAGGAACCAAAAAATGAATTCACAGACTTTGAGGTGAGATTTTGA
- the era gene encoding GTPase Era: MNDKTGYVAILGLPNSGKSTLLNTLLGQKLSIITSKPQTTRKRILGILSEEDYQIIFLDTPGILSPSYLLQEKMMEDVKSSLDDADVIVLISDVKEDPLAENLFSQEFVNVQVARSRKPKLLVLNKVDLITQEKVKELIKHFETQKMFEEVIPISASHYFNIQRVKEEIIRFLPEGPKLFPDDQVTDENERFFVSEIIREKILELYRDEVPYSSEVLIIEFKEREEGKNFISAEIVVERDSQKAIIIGNAGTAIKKLGQVARESIEEFLQREIFLELRVKVRKKWRSDENLLKSFGYDKKD, from the coding sequence ATGAATGATAAAACCGGTTATGTTGCAATTCTTGGTTTACCTAATTCGGGCAAATCAACCTTACTCAACACACTGCTCGGACAGAAACTTTCGATAATCACTTCAAAACCACAAACCACTCGAAAAAGAATTCTCGGAATTTTAAGTGAAGAAGATTACCAGATCATTTTTCTCGATACACCGGGAATACTTTCTCCTTCTTATCTTCTCCAGGAAAAAATGATGGAGGATGTAAAATCTTCACTTGATGATGCGGATGTGATTGTTCTTATTAGCGATGTTAAAGAAGATCCCTTAGCTGAAAACTTGTTCTCACAGGAATTTGTTAATGTGCAGGTTGCCAGATCAAGGAAACCAAAACTTCTTGTGCTCAACAAAGTCGATTTGATTACTCAGGAAAAGGTTAAAGAACTCATCAAACATTTTGAAACACAGAAAATGTTTGAAGAAGTAATTCCTATCTCAGCCTCTCATTATTTTAATATTCAAAGAGTGAAAGAAGAAATCATTCGCTTTCTTCCCGAAGGACCAAAACTTTTTCCGGATGACCAGGTGACAGATGAGAATGAAAGATTCTTTGTCTCCGAAATTATCCGCGAAAAGATACTTGAACTGTATCGCGATGAAGTCCCTTACAGCAGTGAAGTTTTAATAATTGAATTCAAAGAAAGAGAAGAGGGTAAAAATTTTATCAGCGCTGAAATAGTTGTGGAAAGAGATTCTCAGAAAGCAATAATAATTGGTAACGCTGGAACAGCGATTAAAAAGCTTGGACAAGTTGCAAGAGAATCAATCGAAGAGTTCTTGCAGCGTGAAATTTTTCTCGAACTCCGAGTGAAAGTTAGAAAAAAATGGCGAAGCGATGAAAACTTGCTTAAGAGTTTTGGGTATGATAAAAAGGACTAA
- a CDS encoding sigma-70 family RNA polymerase sigma factor, which yields MRNLSDQEIIDSVRKGNSSDYSILVNRYKNKAFSMLKRMLKNELEAEEVLQDCFLKAYNSLVNFKGESKFSTWFYRIVYNSALTKLSSQKRKTETEMTSVEDHFNLESEYSSDEIEKKDVNHLIHKTISKLPERYSAIITMFYLNEMTIDEISDVMGLTVSNVKVMLHRSRNALRDLILKTKLAKELQ from the coding sequence ATGAGAAATCTTTCTGATCAGGAAATAATCGATTCGGTTAGAAAAGGCAATAGTTCCGATTATTCAATTTTAGTGAATCGATACAAGAATAAAGCATTTTCGATGTTAAAAAGAATGCTGAAGAATGAATTAGAAGCAGAAGAAGTTCTGCAGGATTGTTTTTTGAAAGCGTATAATTCGTTGGTGAATTTTAAAGGTGAATCAAAATTTTCGACTTGGTTTTACCGGATAGTTTATAATTCAGCACTGACGAAGTTATCATCTCAAAAAAGAAAAACAGAAACCGAAATGACATCTGTTGAGGATCATTTCAATCTCGAAAGTGAATATAGTTCGGACGAAATTGAAAAGAAGGATGTTAACCATCTGATTCATAAAACAATTAGTAAATTGCCGGAAAGATATTCAGCAATTATTACAATGTTCTATTTGAATGAAATGACAATTGATGAGATAAGCGACGTAATGGGATTAACTGTTTCGAACGTGAAAGTAATGCTTCACAGATCAAGAAATGCATTACGCGATTTAATCTTAAAAACCAAACTAGCTAAAGAATTACAATGA